In Leptodesmis sichuanensis A121, the following are encoded in one genomic region:
- the cas3 gene encoding CRISPR-associated helicase Cas3' has protein sequence MHDKPVTSYFADLTGFQPRQFQQKTIDAILSGQNVLLRAPTGSGKTETAIAPFLFARTMKIQDFPNKLIYIVPLRTLATSLRDRAVKLVKQWEDKHREKGERSLVVTLQTGENPEDPRFEGDIVFCTIDQLLSSFLSIPYSVGRGSANVNAGVVFASYLVFDELHLLDPDRSFATTLKLLEQVQGISPYLLMTATLTHELAQQIQQEVTKSCEPQEILSLVSVEGEDLVNIEGSRKRLFSPSVEPLSAEVILQDIQMHDRKRVIVICNTVAKSQSLFQDLEAQKRQITTPVNVTLLHSRFLPEDRKAKEATLQKLFEEGWEKQNDKTCQVLISTQVVEAGINITSQVMHTQLCPMNALLQRAGRCARFRGEEGQVFVYREMQVDDEWQALAMSEDDDGAIAQAEKRLRRKFLPYSDKVCERTWETLLEHQTSGSTNAPVGFVTEEGWINRVHREEDEVQAGKRSQSKSRFEMDFDDAVFRGKRSVAENLIRHVDNRCVFMVEDPLIIDLDVSDEIDIRQLQPFSLPRSTLIKIWREYLESCDQTWFFKQVASSQKEQGEGYALPKAQPIKTQKELTESIRLVVNPKYVSYDHHVGLQIGVHIKGHYQSPKKKPKAKVSKEYSYQMDTYLGHLGRMWTCWERDFTGDLLIDGKSTSVRLSSSRDELSLAGGRFISRKLFPHATQAEATALFEFLVFLAVISHDLGKLQVKWQEAMRGWQTAAYTLYQSLSAKPNFKIANPGTQLLAHTDHHPEDDTFKRAYDDYTAKHPRPSHAVESAFIAFKLLTAVLVPVLTEQFQASEHQIDLVRHTVEMAAGRHHSAWAKGWEDSDEKIHLHPKANEAIQQSWQQLSKRLKGYLPIPDQLPEFGCSYDLEDFLLGKKIREDDLAYQQLYWLVVRALRICDGRSVQLH, from the coding sequence ATGCACGATAAACCAGTTACTTCTTACTTTGCCGATCTCACTGGATTTCAACCTCGGCAGTTTCAGCAAAAAACTATCGATGCCATTCTTTCAGGGCAAAATGTTCTGCTCCGGGCACCCACAGGATCGGGTAAAACAGAAACCGCGATCGCTCCGTTTCTGTTTGCCAGGACGATGAAAATCCAAGATTTTCCTAACAAATTAATTTATATTGTGCCACTGCGAACGTTAGCGACTAGCTTGCGCGATCGGGCAGTAAAGCTGGTTAAGCAGTGGGAAGATAAACATCGAGAAAAAGGTGAGCGTTCTCTAGTTGTCACCCTGCAAACAGGGGAGAACCCTGAGGATCCAAGATTTGAAGGCGACATTGTTTTCTGCACGATCGACCAACTTCTCAGTAGTTTTCTGAGTATTCCCTATTCCGTCGGACGGGGTTCTGCCAATGTCAATGCAGGAGTTGTGTTTGCATCTTACCTGGTGTTTGACGAATTACATTTGCTCGACCCTGATCGCAGCTTTGCCACAACCTTAAAGCTTCTAGAACAGGTACAAGGAATTTCGCCCTATCTACTAATGACAGCAACACTCACCCATGAATTAGCTCAACAAATTCAGCAAGAGGTTACAAAAAGTTGTGAGCCACAAGAGATTTTGAGTTTAGTGAGTGTCGAGGGTGAAGATTTAGTCAATATTGAGGGAAGCCGAAAACGGCTTTTCAGTCCGAGTGTAGAACCGCTCAGTGCAGAGGTGATCTTGCAGGATATTCAAATGCACGATCGCAAACGAGTTATTGTCATTTGCAACACGGTTGCCAAATCCCAAAGTTTATTTCAGGATTTGGAGGCGCAAAAGAGACAGATAACAACGCCTGTAAATGTCACGCTTCTGCATTCACGTTTTTTACCGGAGGATCGAAAGGCAAAAGAAGCAACCTTGCAGAAGCTCTTTGAGGAGGGTTGGGAAAAGCAGAACGATAAGACTTGCCAGGTCTTGATTTCTACACAGGTTGTAGAAGCTGGGATTAATATTACCTCTCAAGTAATGCATACCCAACTTTGCCCCATGAATGCATTGTTGCAACGGGCAGGACGTTGCGCCCGGTTCAGAGGCGAGGAAGGACAGGTATTCGTGTATCGGGAAATGCAAGTGGATGACGAATGGCAAGCTTTAGCGATGTCAGAAGACGATGATGGGGCGATCGCTCAGGCAGAAAAACGTCTGCGTCGAAAGTTCTTACCCTACTCCGACAAAGTCTGTGAGCGCACCTGGGAAACTTTGCTAGAGCATCAGACTTCAGGCAGTACTAATGCCCCCGTCGGCTTTGTAACTGAAGAAGGTTGGATCAATAGAGTGCATCGCGAAGAGGATGAGGTACAAGCAGGGAAGCGATCGCAAAGTAAGAGCAGATTTGAAATGGATTTTGATGATGCAGTCTTTCGTGGAAAACGGAGTGTGGCTGAAAATTTAATCCGTCATGTTGATAATCGCTGTGTTTTTATGGTTGAAGACCCACTGATAATTGATCTGGATGTGTCGGATGAGATCGATATTAGGCAACTTCAACCATTTTCGCTGCCTCGCTCGACCTTAATAAAAATCTGGCGGGAGTATCTAGAAAGCTGCGACCAAACATGGTTTTTTAAGCAGGTAGCCTCTTCTCAAAAGGAACAAGGGGAAGGATATGCGTTACCCAAAGCCCAACCCATTAAGACACAAAAAGAACTGACTGAAAGTATTCGTCTGGTGGTAAACCCCAAGTATGTCAGCTATGACCACCATGTTGGTTTGCAGATAGGAGTTCATATCAAAGGTCACTATCAGTCACCCAAGAAGAAACCCAAAGCGAAGGTGAGCAAGGAATACAGTTACCAAATGGATACTTACCTGGGACATCTGGGCAGAATGTGGACATGTTGGGAACGAGACTTTACAGGAGACTTACTGATAGATGGGAAATCAACATCTGTCAGACTATCCAGCTCTCGTGATGAATTGAGCTTGGCCGGAGGACGGTTTATTAGCCGTAAACTCTTTCCTCATGCAACTCAGGCTGAAGCGACTGCATTGTTTGAATTTTTAGTATTTCTGGCAGTAATCAGCCATGATCTCGGCAAGTTGCAGGTGAAATGGCAGGAGGCAATGAGAGGTTGGCAAACAGCAGCCTACACGCTGTATCAGAGTCTTTCCGCAAAGCCCAATTTCAAAATTGCCAATCCAGGCACTCAACTTCTTGCCCACACCGATCATCATCCTGAAGATGACACCTTTAAGCGAGCTTATGACGACTATACTGCGAAGCACCCACGCCCATCCCATGCGGTGGAGAGTGCGTTTATCGCTTTTAAATTACTGACTGCTGTTTTAGTGCCTGTTTTAACGGAACAGTTTCAGGCAAGTGAACATCAGATTGATTTAGTTCGCCATACCGTTGAGATGGCGGCAGGACGGCATCATTCTGCCTGGGCGAAAGGCTGGGAGGATTCTGATGAAAAAATTCATTTACATCCGAAGGCGAATGAAGCAATTCAGCAGAGCTGGCAGCAATTGAGCAAAAGGCTGAAGGGGTATTTACCGATTCCAGATCAACTTCCCGAATTTGGATGCAGTTATGACCTAGAAGATTTTTTGCTTGGCAAGAAAATTAGGGAAGATGACCTAGCTTACCAACAACTTTACTGGCTAGTTGTTAGGGCGCTACGAATTTGTGATGGGCGATCAGTTCAACTTCATTAA
- a CDS encoding ISNCY family transposase, whose protein sequence is MESLPLSFAVLLSYLRQVVEQIADPRQPSNGTRYKLSDGILGAFSVFFMQCESFLEHQRQMQSQRGKDNAQSLFGIAQIPSSAQIRNLLDEVAAVGLFAVFFQVYAALMRGGYFKSYQQWNGDLLVALDGTEYFKSQKIHCQYCSSRTHKNGKVTYVHQAILPAIVAPDQPQVIALVPEFVTPQDGHEKQDCEVAAAKRWISTHAARFGTQGITLLGDDLYSHQPLCEHCLQHQLSFIFTCLPQSHPALYDWLGYLDANGEVKTLEQAQWNKRTKEIYRYRYVNQIPLRDTQPALQVNWCELTVVRESDGKVLYTNAWVTDHDLTPATVPHVVSAGRSRWKTENENHNVLKTKGYHLEHNFGHGQHHLAATLLTLNLLAFLFHTVLHLVDLSYQQIRHKRGTRRGFFQDILALTKYLWFESWQHLLNFMLSDSPPAQTADSS, encoded by the coding sequence ATGGAGAGTCTGCCCCTGAGTTTTGCTGTGTTGCTGAGCTATCTACGTCAAGTCGTGGAACAGATTGCTGACCCGCGACAGCCGAGCAATGGAACGCGCTACAAGCTGAGCGATGGGATTTTGGGGGCGTTTTCGGTGTTCTTCATGCAATGTGAATCGTTTCTAGAGCATCAGCGGCAGATGCAAAGTCAGCGGGGCAAAGACAACGCCCAAAGTTTGTTTGGGATTGCCCAGATTCCGAGTTCAGCGCAAATCCGCAATTTGTTGGATGAAGTGGCAGCGGTGGGATTGTTTGCCGTGTTTTTCCAGGTTTATGCCGCTTTGATGCGAGGGGGATATTTCAAATCCTATCAGCAATGGAATGGAGATTTGTTGGTGGCATTGGATGGCACGGAGTACTTCAAGTCGCAGAAGATTCACTGTCAGTACTGTTCGAGTCGAACCCACAAGAATGGCAAGGTCACTTACGTTCATCAGGCGATTTTGCCAGCGATTGTCGCGCCTGATCAACCGCAGGTGATTGCGTTAGTCCCAGAGTTTGTCACCCCGCAAGATGGGCATGAGAAGCAAGACTGTGAAGTGGCAGCCGCCAAACGGTGGATCAGCACTCATGCGGCTCGGTTTGGAACTCAAGGGATAACCCTGCTTGGAGATGACCTCTATAGCCATCAACCCCTGTGCGAACACTGCTTACAGCATCAACTCAGCTTTATTTTTACGTGTCTGCCACAGTCGCACCCTGCCCTCTACGACTGGCTGGGCTATTTGGATGCCAACGGCGAAGTCAAAACCTTAGAACAAGCGCAGTGGAACAAACGCACGAAAGAAATTTATCGCTACCGCTATGTCAATCAAATTCCGCTGCGCGACACCCAACCTGCTTTGCAAGTCAACTGGTGTGAACTCACAGTGGTGCGCGAATCAGACGGCAAAGTCCTCTACACCAATGCCTGGGTGACTGACCACGACCTGACTCCCGCAACGGTGCCCCACGTGGTCAGCGCTGGCAGAAGTCGGTGGAAGACTGAGAACGAAAATCATAACGTCCTCAAGACCAAGGGCTATCATCTCGAACATAACTTTGGCCATGGTCAACACCATCTAGCTGCTACTCTGCTCACCCTCAATCTCTTGGCATTCCTCTTTCATACCGTCTTGCATCTCGTTGACCTCTCCTATCAGCAGATTCGCCACAAGCGAGGGACGCGCAGGGGCTTTTTCCAAGATATTTTGGCGCTCACCAAATACCTCTGGTTTGAAAGTTGGCAGCATCTCCTCAATTTCATGCTCTCTGATTCCCCGCCTGCTCAAACTGCTGATTCCTCTTAG
- a CDS encoding cation:proton antiporter domain-containing protein yields MNLSLFWPLPLLASQSSANGLIKPLGHHELLLILLELALLLLVARGLGEWMRRINLPPVVGELLAGVLLGPSLLGWLFPALETAVFPRSQAQADLLAVVSWLGVLFLLVVTGLETDLNLILRKGKTALLISLGGIVVPFTTGFALGWLLPDNFLANPAERMVFSLFIATAMSISAVPVIAKVLMDLKLIRRDIGQITLAAGMTDDTIGWILLSVVAGLASSGSFDLSTVFRSVLGAVIFLAIAFTIGRTVVDQILRWVDDTIGGATAALSVVIILAFAAAALTHVLGIEAALGAFVLGILVGQSRRFNRDAGHTLEVITAGFLAPIFFATAGLKVNLMQLLEPQTLLIGLVVLAVACVGKFAGAYAGSRLGGLSHWESLAMGAGMNARGAMEIIVATIGLSLGVLNQQMYSIIVMVAIVTSLMAPPLLRWTLSKVAIGEEEAHRLRQEEQASRSFIHNVHRVLIPTSGGPNVQLAAQLVSHLAHQHPIEITTLYVASHKMPDRKRGKMPASKEALTLQDTAAEEALRAVATVLQLPENTLVQSKIVGGQNRADLILKEAARGYDLIVLGASEGQRSPSTLFNLLVDRVVQEAPCATLIVKSHLPIASGESCAIAPQTIRHILVPTIGSETSTNAVEVASAIAAQTQARLTLIHVVSPPQEEYVLYDEQTLDPFMEIAQQIVDYQVGVAANLGANAEFRILDGRSPEREILNFADREQVDLIVLGTSLRLITGRVFFGHRVDVILSQANCPVAVLSSVK; encoded by the coding sequence ATGAATCTTTCACTCTTTTGGCCACTTCCTTTGCTGGCCAGTCAATCGTCCGCCAATGGCCTGATCAAACCTCTGGGACACCACGAACTTCTGCTGATTCTGTTGGAACTGGCCCTGTTGTTGCTGGTGGCCCGTGGGCTGGGGGAATGGATGCGGCGTATCAATCTGCCGCCCGTTGTCGGGGAACTGTTAGCAGGAGTTTTGTTAGGGCCATCCCTGTTGGGGTGGTTATTTCCGGCTCTAGAAACTGCCGTTTTTCCCAGAAGTCAGGCTCAGGCTGATTTGCTGGCCGTAGTGTCGTGGTTAGGAGTGCTGTTTCTGCTGGTAGTGACTGGATTAGAAACAGATTTGAATCTAATTTTGCGGAAAGGCAAAACCGCTCTATTGATTTCTTTGGGCGGAATTGTGGTGCCCTTTACGACCGGATTTGCTCTGGGCTGGCTTTTACCTGACAATTTTCTGGCTAATCCTGCAGAGCGGATGGTGTTTAGCTTATTCATTGCTACAGCCATGAGCATTTCGGCTGTGCCTGTGATTGCCAAAGTGCTGATGGATTTAAAGCTGATTCGTCGAGATATTGGCCAAATTACTCTGGCTGCTGGAATGACGGACGACACGATCGGCTGGATTCTGCTGTCAGTAGTCGCAGGTCTGGCCAGCAGTGGCAGTTTTGACTTGAGTACGGTGTTCCGCTCGGTCCTGGGAGCCGTAATCTTTCTGGCGATCGCCTTTACCATTGGCCGTACCGTCGTGGATCAAATTTTGCGCTGGGTCGATGACACGATCGGAGGAGCCACTGCGGCTCTGTCTGTTGTCATTATTCTGGCATTTGCAGCGGCGGCTTTAACTCATGTTCTGGGCATTGAGGCGGCCCTGGGTGCCTTTGTCTTAGGAATTTTAGTGGGCCAGTCCAGACGCTTTAATCGAGATGCAGGACATACGCTAGAAGTCATTACTGCAGGCTTTTTGGCCCCCATTTTCTTTGCCACAGCAGGGTTGAAAGTTAACCTGATGCAACTTCTGGAACCCCAGACGCTGCTGATTGGCTTAGTAGTTCTAGCCGTCGCCTGTGTGGGCAAGTTTGCTGGTGCTTATGCTGGGTCGCGATTGGGAGGATTATCCCACTGGGAAAGTCTGGCAATGGGAGCCGGAATGAATGCTAGAGGCGCAATGGAAATTATTGTCGCAACGATCGGTCTGTCTCTGGGGGTGCTGAATCAACAAATGTATTCGATTATCGTAATGGTGGCGATCGTCACCTCGTTGATGGCTCCCCCGTTGTTACGCTGGACGCTCTCGAAAGTGGCGATCGGTGAAGAAGAAGCCCATCGGTTAAGGCAGGAAGAACAGGCTAGTCGCAGTTTCATTCACAATGTGCATCGGGTTCTCATTCCTACCAGTGGTGGCCCCAATGTGCAGTTAGCCGCTCAATTGGTCAGTCATCTGGCGCACCAGCATCCGATCGAAATTACCACCCTGTACGTCGCCAGTCATAAAATGCCCGATCGCAAGAGAGGAAAGATGCCGGCATCCAAAGAGGCTCTGACACTCCAAGATACGGCAGCAGAGGAGGCACTGCGGGCTGTTGCTACAGTCTTGCAGTTACCGGAGAATACGCTTGTGCAAAGCAAAATTGTGGGTGGACAAAATCGGGCTGATCTGATCTTGAAGGAAGCGGCGCGGGGATATGACTTGATTGTGTTAGGAGCCAGTGAAGGCCAGCGATCGCCCAGCACGTTGTTTAATTTGCTGGTAGATCGAGTGGTTCAGGAGGCCCCCTGTGCCACATTGATCGTCAAATCTCATCTGCCGATCGCCAGTGGAGAAAGTTGCGCTATTGCTCCTCAAACCATTCGCCATATCCTGGTGCCCACGATCGGCTCTGAAACCAGTACCAATGCCGTAGAAGTAGCCAGTGCGATCGCGGCTCAAACCCAGGCCAGACTTACCCTGATCCACGTCGTTAGTCCTCCACAGGAAGAATATGTGCTTTATGATGAGCAGACTTTGGATCCGTTCATGGAGATTGCCCAGCAAATTGTGGATTATCAAGTTGGAGTAGCCGCTAATCTGGGGGCTAATGCAGAGTTTCGAATTCTTGATGGCAGAAGCCCAGAACGCGAAATTCTCAACTTTGCAGATAGGGAACAGGTAGATTTGATTGTGTTAGGAACCAGCTTGAGGTTGATTACAGGACGAGTCTTTTTTGGTCATAGGGTTGATGTCATTTTGAGTCAGGCCAATTGTCCGGTTGCAGTACTCAGTTCTGTTAAATGA
- a CDS encoding helix-turn-helix transcriptional regulator, with translation MSRHLERLLLLDALLRSDQRQTAQSLAEAVEVGVRTIHSDIAFMRDRFNAPIAWSKSKGYYYSDLDWRLPSISLSKGELFALALGARMLQSYAGSAYAEELKSAIARLAERLPEQSWVDLQQLANERVLFRAGAELNLDPDVWHKLEIACQKHQRVMIAYYTAGRNAHSERVVDPYVLHFSRNNPYVTGYCHLRQEVRWFRVDRIKSLDLLDETFEPHPDFDLKDHFELVFQHEVGGVPTQISIWFDAVTAPYIRERRWHPTQEIDEHPDGSLTLNFVARGLNEVKRWILFYGKGAIALSPPELVKLIRDEVMGLSTHYLRNENNAR, from the coding sequence ATGTCTCGGCACCTGGAACGACTTCTTCTACTTGACGCATTACTGCGTTCTGATCAACGGCAAACGGCACAAAGCCTTGCCGAAGCAGTTGAAGTGGGAGTGCGTACGATACATAGCGATATTGCTTTTATGCGCGATCGCTTTAATGCCCCAATCGCGTGGAGCAAATCAAAGGGGTACTACTACTCTGACCTAGACTGGAGGCTTCCAAGCATTTCCTTGAGTAAAGGAGAGCTTTTTGCTTTGGCATTGGGTGCCAGAATGCTTCAGTCCTATGCAGGCTCTGCGTATGCTGAGGAATTAAAATCGGCAATTGCCCGTTTGGCAGAACGATTGCCCGAACAATCCTGGGTCGATTTGCAGCAACTTGCGAATGAAAGGGTGCTGTTTCGCGCCGGAGCCGAACTGAATTTAGACCCAGACGTTTGGCACAAATTAGAGATTGCCTGCCAGAAACATCAACGGGTCATGATCGCTTATTACACCGCCGGACGTAATGCTCATTCGGAGCGAGTTGTTGATCCTTATGTGTTGCATTTCTCCAGAAACAACCCCTATGTCACAGGGTACTGTCATCTACGACAGGAGGTTCGCTGGTTTCGGGTAGACCGGATTAAATCACTGGATTTACTCGATGAGACCTTTGAACCTCATCCAGATTTTGACTTAAAGGATCATTTTGAATTGGTCTTTCAGCATGAGGTTGGGGGTGTACCGACCCAAATTTCTATCTGGTTTGATGCAGTGACGGCTCCGTATATTCGAGAGCGACGCTGGCATCCAACACAGGAAATTGATGAACACCCAGACGGTTCGTTGACTCTAAATTTTGTTGCGCGAGGGCTGAATGAGGTGAAGCGGTGGATTCTCTTTTATGGCAAAGGAGCGATCGCGCTATCCCCACCTGAGTTAGTTAAACTGATTCGAGACGAAGTTATGGGACTGTCTACCCACTACTTGAGGAATGAGAATAATGCACGATAA
- a CDS encoding pentapeptide repeat-containing protein, which translates to MNAQELLQRYAAGERDFNTTDLSGVQLREVNLRGSSLKNAILFEADLSGANLVDVNLNGVIFRQANLTEVCLAGAKLAGADLSETKLINADLSGANLWRAMLRKAVLHNANLDRANLHQADLTEATLTQATLSGADLTHANLSGANLMGANLRGVNGTEAKFVRSQLRGADLERANFNKAIFVEADLGRVNLSAANLSGANLSYASLDGATLMGANLTQANLINTRLMLASMRGTKLDRAELTNSNLTEADLSWVSLQGTNLSAATLHKAVLTDVDLSTAILRGADLSHAWVDLVSVSDANLAWVTLPSGSQQAE; encoded by the coding sequence ATGAACGCTCAAGAACTCTTGCAGCGCTATGCCGCAGGGGAACGGGATTTTAATACAACGGATTTAAGTGGAGTTCAGCTACGCGAAGTCAATCTCAGAGGATCTAGTCTGAAAAACGCGATTTTATTTGAGGCCGATCTGAGCGGAGCCAATCTGGTTGATGTCAATTTGAATGGCGTGATTTTCAGACAAGCAAATTTAACAGAAGTTTGCCTTGCTGGAGCCAAATTAGCGGGAGCTGATCTGTCGGAAACCAAACTGATCAATGCAGATTTAAGTGGAGCAAACTTGTGGAGAGCAATGTTGAGAAAAGCCGTTCTCCACAATGCCAACCTGGATCGAGCGAACCTGCATCAGGCAGATTTAACAGAAGCGACCTTAACACAAGCAACGTTATCTGGAGCAGATTTAACCCATGCAAATTTAAGTGGTGCAAATTTGATGGGCGCAAATTTGAGGGGGGTGAATGGGACAGAAGCAAAGTTTGTGCGATCGCAACTACGAGGTGCGGATCTAGAGCGGGCAAATTTCAACAAAGCGATTTTTGTAGAAGCCGATTTGGGTAGGGTCAACCTGAGTGCTGCCAATTTAAGCGGTGCAAATTTGAGTTATGCCAGTTTAGATGGCGCAACTTTAATGGGGGCCAACCTGACCCAGGCCAATCTCATCAATACCAGGTTGATGCTTGCATCAATGAGAGGCACCAAACTCGATAGAGCGGAATTAACCAACTCAAACCTGACTGAAGCAGACTTGAGTTGGGTGAGTTTGCAGGGAACTAATTTGAGTGCCGCAACGCTACACAAAGCCGTACTGACAGATGTTGACTTGAGTACGGCAATTTTGCGAGGAGCCGATCTGAGTCATGCCTGGGTTGATCTGGTCTCTGTGAGCGACGCAAATTTGGCATGGGTAACTTTACCGTCCGGATCACAACAAGCAGAATAA
- a CDS encoding universal stress protein, which translates to MFHKILVAVDRSPMGKQVFAEALSLARSVGASLVLVNILSLEEEECPNMPALMGPNAAYPGGISSSVMEIYQELWQSYAERGLRLLRSLAEEAATAGVPTEILQGIGSPGSTLCELAQTAGADLIVMGRRQHSRLNELLLGSTSNYALHHAPCSVLVVQGRPSPSPVHASEQVTSVTQEGGVLT; encoded by the coding sequence ATGTTTCACAAGATTCTAGTAGCCGTCGATCGCTCCCCAATGGGTAAACAGGTGTTTGCTGAGGCCTTGTCTCTGGCGCGATCGGTGGGAGCGAGTCTGGTACTGGTGAATATTTTGTCTCTGGAGGAGGAAGAATGCCCCAATATGCCCGCGTTGATGGGGCCAAATGCGGCTTATCCAGGGGGAATCAGCAGCAGTGTGATGGAGATTTATCAAGAACTGTGGCAGTCCTATGCAGAACGGGGACTGAGGCTGTTGCGATCGCTGGCTGAGGAAGCCGCCACGGCTGGAGTGCCAACTGAGATTTTGCAGGGAATTGGCAGTCCCGGTTCAACGCTTTGTGAGTTGGCGCAAACGGCGGGGGCAGACCTGATTGTGATGGGACGACGGCAACACTCCCGCTTAAACGAATTGCTGTTGGGGAGTACCAGTAACTACGCGCTGCACCATGCGCCCTGCTCGGTGTTGGTCGTTCAAGGTCGGCCTTCTCCATCTCCAGTTCATGCTTCAGAGCAGGTGACTTCTGTTACTCAGGAAGGAGGTGTTTTGACATGA
- a CDS encoding DUF6335 family protein, translating to MTNLSYPPDMDPRRGTNPDQAEPDAIAPSDDERLRETKTDLMDDSPELQAVRSPADPRGVHQSKGVGRFLSWLQDLSSMEKAPTGGDMDVDQYLARVVGEEAVGGTAPTPDQNVVEDLAISAGVQTPDRVPLHTSEMLEERDSHRWELDPESSEDYEEHQR from the coding sequence ATGACCAACTTATCCTATCCACCTGATATGGATCCGAGACGGGGCACAAATCCAGATCAAGCTGAACCTGATGCGATCGCTCCCTCTGATGATGAACGCTTGCGGGAGACAAAAACCGATTTGATGGATGACTCTCCTGAGCTGCAAGCCGTTCGCTCTCCGGCTGACCCAAGAGGTGTGCATCAGAGTAAAGGAGTTGGTCGATTCTTATCCTGGCTGCAGGACTTGTCTTCTATGGAAAAAGCTCCGACAGGAGGCGACATGGACGTGGATCAATATCTAGCAAGAGTAGTGGGCGAAGAAGCGGTAGGGGGAACCGCACCCACCCCCGATCAAAATGTTGTTGAAGATTTAGCCATTTCTGCGGGAGTCCAAACGCCCGATCGGGTGCCGTTACATACCAGTGAAATGCTGGAAGAACGAGACTCCCACCGTTGGGAATTAGATCCTGAATCTTCTGAAGATTATGAAGAACACCAGCGCTAG
- a CDS encoding glycosyltransferase family 2 protein has translation MHQYLQEKRYAALTYPTLEFRVIQSAILRGGAVFFSVVIPTYNRKPILEKCLNALEHQQFDSQLITEYEVVVVDDGSTDRTVEWLTAQAHTFPHVRLLQQDHQGPAAARNLGVEQAKGDTIIFIDSDLVVTEKFLQAHAEALRQGEQDLGSDRLFTYGWVINTCNFDDPTSEPFKVTDYSRAYFATGNVAIARHWLIQAGLFDTRFQLYGWEDLELGVRLKQLGLKLIKCPAAVGYHWHPPFALDQIPKLIDKEIQRGRMGVLFYQKHPTWDVRLMIQMTWLHRILWGVLSLGGRLNERTLAPLLQWLIDRGKPQLALELARIFLNWYNVQGVYAAYAEMRLAHK, from the coding sequence ATGCATCAATACCTGCAGGAGAAGCGGTATGCTGCGTTAACATATCCTACGCTGGAATTCCGAGTGATTCAATCCGCAATCCTAAGAGGAGGGGCCGTGTTTTTTAGTGTGGTGATTCCCACATACAACCGCAAACCAATTTTGGAGAAATGCCTGAATGCTCTGGAGCATCAGCAGTTTGACTCGCAGTTAATCACAGAATATGAGGTGGTGGTGGTAGATGATGGCTCTACCGATCGCACGGTGGAGTGGCTGACCGCTCAGGCCCACACCTTCCCTCATGTCCGCTTGTTACAGCAAGATCACCAGGGGCCAGCCGCTGCCCGTAATCTGGGAGTGGAGCAGGCCAAGGGAGACACCATCATTTTTATTGACAGTGATCTGGTAGTCACAGAAAAGTTTCTCCAGGCTCATGCTGAAGCCCTGCGCCAGGGTGAACAAGATTTAGGGAGCGATCGCCTCTTTACCTACGGTTGGGTGATTAATACCTGCAACTTCGATGACCCCACTTCAGAACCCTTTAAAGTGACGGATTACTCGCGGGCCTATTTTGCTACCGGAAATGTTGCGATCGCCCGCCACTGGTTAATTCAGGCGGGTCTGTTTGATACTCGCTTTCAGTTATACGGCTGGGAAGATCTGGAACTGGGTGTGCGGCTGAAGCAATTGGGACTCAAGCTGATTAAGTGTCCGGCAGCGGTTGGCTATCATTGGCATCCCCCCTTCGCCCTTGACCAAATTCCCAAGCTAATCGACAAAGAAATTCAGCGGGGCCGAATGGGTGTTTTGTTCTACCAGAAACACCCCACCTGGGATGTCCGGTTGATGATTCAAATGACCTGGCTGCACCGAATTTTATGGGGGGTGCTTTCCCTGGGAGGACGGCTGAACGAGCGCACTCTGGCCCCATTGCTGCAATGGCTGATCGATCGGGGCAAACCCCAACTTGCCCTTGAACTTGCTCGCATCTTCCTCAACTGGTACAACGTTCAGGGGGTTTACGCCGCCTATGCAGAAATGCGACTGGCTCACAAATAA
- a CDS encoding WYL domain-containing protein, which produces MDISFPNGQYLDCWCEETAGNQDLPELAHNWCLRLDRITDASVAQIGGAWRTGLAIIPVEMHLRRGLAFAYQSKTNRDEVNEWLGDSPQVRRVVRRVTSTFWFIREVLRYGKDCEVISPEAIRDRLKQELELMSQLYS; this is translated from the coding sequence TTGGATATATCCTTTCCTAATGGCCAGTACCTCGATTGTTGGTGTGAGGAAACGGCTGGCAACCAGGATTTACCAGAATTAGCCCATAACTGGTGTCTGCGACTGGATCGGATCACGGATGCCTCGGTTGCTCAAATCGGCGGTGCATGGCGGACTGGGTTAGCAATTATTCCGGTTGAAATGCATTTACGGCGTGGGCTGGCTTTTGCTTACCAGAGTAAAACGAACCGGGATGAAGTGAATGAATGGCTCGGTGACTCTCCCCAGGTGCGACGAGTAGTCCGACGAGTGACCAGCACCTTCTGGTTCATTCGAGAAGTGCTGCGCTACGGCAAAGATTGTGAAGTGATATCCCCGGAAGCGATTCGCGATCGCTTGAAGCAGGAACTGGAATTAATGAGTCAGTTGTACAGTTAA